DNA sequence from the Chlamydiota bacterium genome:
CTTCGAGGAGATGGGGTTCCGTTACTTCGGGCCCGCGGACGGCCACGACATCCCGAAGCTCGTCGAGATGCTCCGGCGCTTGAAGAGGATGGACCAGCCGCTGCTCCTCCACCTGCGCACCGTCAAGGGGAAAGGGTATCCGCACGCCGAGCGGCACCAGGAGTATTTCCACGGGACCAGCCCTTTCGACATCGCCACCGGCAAGCCGAAAGAGGAGAACGGCGGGCCGTCGTGGTCGGACGAGATGGGCGGGGCGCTGGCGCGGATCGCCCGCAGCGACCCGTCGGTCATCGCCGTCACCGCGGCGATGGCGGGGGGGACGGGGCTGTCGGGATTCGCGCAAGAGTTCCCGGACCGCTTCTTCGATGTGGGGATCGCCGAGGAGCACGCCGTCACCTTCGCCGCCGGCCTCGCCGCGGGCGGCTGCACGCCGGTGGTCGCCCTGTACGCGACATTCCTCCAGCGGGCGTACGACCAGGTGATCCACGATGTATGCCTCCAAAACCTCCCGGTGGTGCTGGCGGTCGACCACGCGGGGATCGTCGGCTCCGACGGCCCGACGCACTCCGGGCAGTTCGCCTTCTCCACCCTGAGGCACATCCCCGGTCTGACGCTCCTGGCGCCGTCCGACGCGGGGGAGCTCAAAGAGATGCTCGCCTGGGCGATCGCGGCGAGGCGCCCGTGCGCGATCGCCTACCCCAAGGGCGCGGCGATTCCCGCCCGGGCGTGTGAAGCCGCGCCGCCGCTGTCGCCCGGCAGGTCCCGCCGCCTCAGGGAGGGCCACGACGTCGTCATCTTCGCGGCCGGGGCGATGGCGGGCGTCGCAGAGGTCGCCGCGGACCTTCTCCTGCAAAAGGGCCGGAGCGCCGCGGTGATCGACGCGCGTTTCATCAAGCCGCTCGACCGGGAGGCGATCCTCGCCGCGGCCCGGAAGCCCGGGCGCATCGTGACGCTCGAGGAGAACGCCCTCGAGGGGGGGCTGGGGAGCGGCGCGCTCACCCTCCTCGCGGAGGAGGGGGCGGCGGGCGCCGAGCTGCTGCCGCTCGGGATAGGGGATCAGTACGTGGAGCAGGGGGAGAGGAGCGAGATGCTGGCGTCGCTCGGCCTGGACGCCGCATCGGTCGCCCGCCGGATCCTCGACCGCTTCCGGTTCTAACGCCCGTCCCCCTTTCGCCAACCCAGGCACCCGATAGCCGATGAAGGTCCGTCTTGATCGTCTGCTGGTGGAGCGGGGGTTCTTCGAAAGCGGCGAGAAGGCCCGGCGCGCCGTGATGGCCGGGACGGTGACCGTGGACGGCCGTCGCGCCGACAAGGCGGGGAAGGCGGTCG
Encoded proteins:
- a CDS encoding 1-deoxy-D-xylulose-5-phosphate synthase; translation: MRYLDQIESPEDLRKLSVRELPEVAREIRERLIRVVSSNGGHLASSLGAVDLTLALHYVFDTPRDAIVWDVGHQAYAHKLITGRNASFDTLRRLGGVAGFPRRGESPHDAFGAGHASTAVSAALGLAAARDLRGGLEKIVAVIGDGSLTGGLCYEGLNNAGHRARNLLVILNDNAMSISRNVGAISAYLNRIISSPIYNSVRTDLQALVKTIPGVGSRVLETARRIEESVKNLVVPGMLFEEMGFRYFGPADGHDIPKLVEMLRRLKRMDQPLLLHLRTVKGKGYPHAERHQEYFHGTSPFDIATGKPKEENGGPSWSDEMGGALARIARSDPSVIAVTAAMAGGTGLSGFAQEFPDRFFDVGIAEEHAVTFAAGLAAGGCTPVVALYATFLQRAYDQVIHDVCLQNLPVVLAVDHAGIVGSDGPTHSGQFAFSTLRHIPGLTLLAPSDAGELKEMLAWAIAARRPCAIAYPKGAAIPARACEAAPPLSPGRSRRLREGHDVVIFAAGAMAGVAEVAADLLLQKGRSAAVIDARFIKPLDREAILAAARKPGRIVTLEENALEGGLGSGALTLLAEEGAAGAELLPLGIGDQYVEQGERSEMLASLGLDAASVARRILDRFRF